From one uncultured Bacteroides sp. genomic stretch:
- a CDS encoding glycosyl hydrolase family 28-related protein, translated as MDMKYMIMRLLMFSGVLWTTSFSFAVGSHSVYTQKPNDSEAYYFIPENYGFVADGKSDITEILQKAINQVKHEKNFGILFLPEGYYRISKTIQIPSSIRLIGYGKKRPVVYLGTHTPGFQKKQNYMFWFTSGLAQDDREPSDAGAGTFYSAVSNIDFRIDQGNPEAIAIRAHFAQHSFINHCDIHIGEGKAGIYDVGNELEDVKFYGGVYGIISSRTSPGWPMMMVDTYFERQQKAAVYSREVGFAIVNMHVKNTPVVFEMAEGLADRLYIENSLFENISKAGISVSVEENTFSQLNMVNVTCANVPVLVSYQQSGKQLQVKEKKYKVAELTYGYVYADMAAIPQFKEIKDIRPVSIIPSELRQVLPELPDMKDWVNIRDLGAKGDGETDDTEVFQRAIRQYKTIYVPQGWYRLTKTLKMAPGTRLIGLHPFATQFVLKESEPAFSGFGTPVALVESSEGGDDILNGIGINTGGYNYRAVGCKWMANEYSYLNDVKFVGGHGTLSKPDKNGQSQRSSYRKREPIISSPISPVTAIGADLAWDNQYWSLWITHNGGGTIKDVWTASTYAASGLYISDTKTPGHIYAMSSEHHMRAEALLHNVSNWKIYAFQFEEEGREGVDCHMMEMSRCKNIIFSNLWMYRVIRAFMPKEYGIRLYDCKNISFRNMHNYTQILQVIEKPIYDVNKALSVYSWDFARLDVSGKEKSNRPDYNEIGKPIKLLSGLEFVTGATTDSKGNIYFCEHRLKRIYKWDAETGQITLIANYPWKPFTLSTDTQDNLLVICRYDPQPGYKVHGIQETVSRLPDDNPMYSGWGNSGWCALGYSFNPNNPDATMKPMPRVLTAEVNQLHRIIYPSSRWRSDFDKVVEAMPEYSFLAPDSVTVIPDTYDLGRSAALFSVNIGQQEPVYVSDEDKKTTIRFSVEPDGRLSAVKAVCPHGQYSHAIDAEGNLYIADGEIFIFNKQGKEIQRIELEERPISLAIGGVQQNLLLATTTHSVWGIRIK; from the coding sequence ATGGATATGAAATATATGATCATGCGCTTGTTGATGTTCTCTGGTGTATTGTGGACCACGTCTTTTAGCTTTGCAGTAGGAAGCCATTCCGTTTATACACAAAAACCAAATGATTCGGAAGCCTATTATTTTATACCGGAGAATTATGGATTTGTAGCGGACGGAAAGTCGGATATCACTGAAATATTACAGAAGGCAATTAATCAAGTCAAACATGAAAAGAATTTCGGTATTTTATTTTTGCCGGAAGGATATTATCGAATTAGCAAGACAATTCAAATACCATCTTCTATAAGGCTTATCGGTTATGGGAAGAAACGTCCTGTGGTTTATTTAGGGACTCATACACCCGGCTTCCAGAAAAAGCAGAACTATATGTTTTGGTTTACAAGTGGTTTGGCACAAGATGACAGAGAACCATCGGATGCTGGTGCAGGTACTTTTTATAGTGCTGTATCTAATATTGATTTTCGCATTGATCAGGGAAATCCTGAGGCGATTGCTATTCGCGCGCACTTTGCTCAACATAGTTTTATAAATCATTGTGACATTCATATTGGAGAAGGTAAAGCTGGAATATATGATGTGGGTAATGAACTAGAAGATGTGAAGTTTTATGGAGGCGTATATGGCATCATTTCTTCACGGACATCTCCAGGATGGCCCATGATGATGGTTGATACTTATTTTGAAAGACAACAGAAAGCTGCTGTTTATTCGAGAGAAGTAGGATTTGCCATTGTTAATATGCATGTGAAAAATACTCCTGTTGTTTTTGAAATGGCGGAAGGACTGGCGGATAGATTATATATAGAGAATAGTTTGTTCGAAAATATATCTAAAGCCGGAATTTCGGTCAGTGTGGAAGAAAACACCTTCTCTCAATTAAATATGGTAAATGTGACCTGCGCGAATGTGCCTGTGTTGGTAAGTTATCAACAAAGTGGTAAGCAGTTACAGGTAAAGGAAAAAAAATATAAAGTTGCAGAACTTACATATGGTTATGTATACGCCGATATGGCTGCTATTCCGCAATTCAAAGAAATTAAAGATATTCGCCCGGTGTCGATTATTCCTTCAGAATTGAGACAAGTTTTACCGGAATTACCGGATATGAAGGATTGGGTGAATATCCGTGACCTGGGTGCTAAGGGGGATGGAGAAACAGATGATACAGAAGTTTTTCAGCGAGCTATAAGACAATATAAAACCATTTATGTTCCCCAAGGCTGGTATCGTTTAACAAAAACATTGAAGATGGCTCCGGGAACTCGATTGATAGGTTTGCATCCGTTCGCCACACAATTTGTACTAAAGGAGAGTGAACCTGCTTTTAGCGGTTTTGGTACGCCAGTGGCATTGGTAGAGTCTTCTGAAGGGGGCGATGACATCCTTAATGGTATTGGCATTAATACTGGTGGCTATAATTACCGAGCAGTTGGGTGTAAATGGATGGCTAATGAATATTCTTATTTGAATGATGTGAAATTTGTGGGAGGCCATGGAACATTAAGCAAACCGGATAAGAATGGGCAAAGTCAACGATCTTCTTATCGTAAGAGAGAACCTATAATCAGTTCTCCTATTTCTCCAGTTACGGCGATTGGCGCGGACTTAGCGTGGGATAATCAGTATTGGAGTTTGTGGATTACTCATAACGGGGGAGGAACCATTAAAGATGTTTGGACTGCTAGTACATATGCTGCCAGTGGCTTATATATTAGTGATACGAAAACGCCTGGGCATATCTATGCTATGTCTTCAGAACACCATATGCGAGCTGAAGCTCTGTTACATAATGTCTCTAATTGGAAGATATATGCATTTCAATTTGAAGAAGAGGGACGTGAAGGGGTGGATTGTCATATGATGGAAATGTCTAGGTGTAAAAATATAATATTTTCTAATCTTTGGATGTATCGTGTTATACGTGCTTTTATGCCAAAAGAATATGGTATCCGCTTGTATGATTGTAAAAATATATCGTTTAGAAATATGCATAATTACACACAAATTCTACAGGTAATAGAAAAACCTATATATGATGTAAATAAGGCATTATCAGTTTATTCGTGGGATTTTGCTCGGTTAGATGTTTCTGGAAAAGAAAAAAGTAATCGTCCTGATTATAATGAAATAGGTAAACCAATAAAATTATTATCCGGACTGGAATTTGTAACTGGGGCTACTACAGATAGTAAGGGAAATATTTACTTTTGTGAGCATCGTTTGAAGAGAATCTATAAATGGGATGCAGAAACTGGACAGATTACTTTGATTGCTAATTATCCTTGGAAACCTTTTACTCTGTCTACTGATACTCAAGATAATTTATTGGTTATTTGTCGGTATGATCCGCAACCGGGTTATAAAGTGCATGGTATACAAGAGACGGTTTCTCGTTTACCGGATGATAATCCTATGTATAGCGGATGGGGAAACAGCGGATGGTGTGCATTAGGTTATTCCTTTAATCCGAATAATCCTGATGCCACAATGAAACCGATGCCTCGAGTTCTTACTGCTGAAGTAAATCAGTTGCATCGGATTATATATCCTTCCAGTCGTTGGCGCAGTGATTTTGATAAAGTGGTGGAGGCTATGCCGGAGTATAGTTTCTTAGCTCCTGACAGTGTGACGGTCATTCCGGATACTTATGATTTGGGACGTTCTGCTGCTTTGTTTTCAGTCAATATAGGCCAGCAGGAGCCTGTTTATGTTTCTGATGAAGATAAAAAGACGACTATACGCTTTTCAGTGGAACCTGATGGACGATTATCTGCAGTGAAGGCTGTTTGTCCACATGGACAATATAGTCATGCTATCGATGCTGAAGGAAATTTGTATATTGCTGATGGAGAAATTTTTATATTTAATAAACAAGGAAAAGAAATACAGCGTATTGAATTGGAAGAACGCCCTATTTCACTGGCGATTGGTGGTGTACAACAAAATCTATTATTAGCGACAACGACTCATTCTGTTTGGGGTATCAGAATAAAATAG
- a CDS encoding DUF3823 domain-containing protein, with product MKKILIIISCCLFALTSCEIDNYDGPNASFHGSIKDAETGELVGTDIQNGSSIEVYEHGFTNPAAQYWAIKNTGEFRNDLVFAATYDIVFENGNFYPFTVKDFVLKSGDNSHDFEVTPYIRVKNANVIKADGIITATFSLAASKPEVKVKEIQLFAFSDQWVGNNVKFSITGDNCKKVFSPSEEIGTSKTYTLSIDLNENSNIFKYSKNYYFRIGALADVSGVGTVRHNYAPLVVIAL from the coding sequence ATGAAAAAGATATTAATAATAATTTCATGCTGTCTTTTTGCTTTAACTTCATGTGAAATAGACAACTATGATGGACCTAATGCTTCGTTTCATGGTTCTATAAAGGATGCTGAAACTGGAGAACTGGTTGGAACAGATATTCAAAATGGTTCTTCTATTGAAGTATATGAACATGGATTTACGAACCCCGCAGCTCAATATTGGGCAATTAAAAACACCGGAGAGTTCCGTAATGATCTGGTTTTTGCAGCAACTTATGATATTGTTTTTGAAAATGGTAATTTCTATCCTTTTACTGTGAAAGATTTTGTACTTAAATCAGGTGATAATTCGCATGATTTTGAAGTGACACCTTATATTCGGGTAAAAAACGCAAATGTAATTAAAGCGGATGGTATAATTACCGCCACTTTCTCATTGGCTGCTAGTAAACCGGAAGTGAAAGTGAAAGAGATTCAGTTGTTTGCTTTTTCTGATCAATGGGTTGGAAATAATGTAAAGTTTTCTATTACTGGCGATAATTGCAAAAAAGTATTTTCTCCGAGCGAAGAAATAGGTACTTCAAAAACTTACACATTATCGATAGACTTGAACGAAAACTCCAATATCTTTAAATATAGTAAGAACTACTATTTTAGAATTGGTGCGTTGGCTGATGTATCGGGCGTCGGTACTGTAAGACATAATTATGCGCCTTTGGTGGTGATTGCATTATAA
- a CDS encoding glycosyl hydrolase family 28-related protein, whose amino-acid sequence MKKLSIVLLFLLGLISTRLYAVQLESIYSQKPSDSEAFYFTPENYQIKADGRMDVSDALQAAINQVKKEKNFGILFIPEGKYKISKTIYVPGAIRLIGYGKTRPEFILTKKSPGFQKEVSTDKGKAKYMFWFTGGLVENGQMPQDANAGTFYSAMSNINLRIEDGNPYAVALRTHYAQHSFISYVAVYIGKGKAGLFDVGNEMENVAFYGGDYGIYTTKSSPGWPVMMTDSYFEGQRIAAIRCQESGLAMVNLHAKNVPIVFDIDSNYCDKLFLENSYLENVSGPAVVIANENNSNNQITFRNVHCMNVPVLAKYSKSNIETRIAHNIYNIKSYDHGLQMDNLIDVPEYETLLNIEPLQKMPVALLMDIPALPDMSTWVNVRDLGAKGDGETDDTKALQAAIDKYDNIYLPQGWYRITETLKMRANTKLIGLHPFGTQLKLAESTPAFSRFGGPEAMLESFEGGTNMLVGIGINTGGINYRAVGVKWMANANSYINDVKFVGGHGGMRKPHPQNEDLHRERTMWDRAHVSSPDNLVTEQGMDLAWDHQYWSLWVTNNGGGTFKDIWTASTYATNGFYAENTSTPAHIYAMSIEHHVRNEVRFNKVSNWKVYCMQTEEESRESTECQPIEMDDCKNMTFANLYMFRVIRINEPYHSSVRIRNCENIVFLNLHNFSQTKYTTNIAVYDVNKDIEIRPWELSRLIVTGKEQRSVPLTDEKGRVQQLASDFDFVEGIASDSKGNIFFCENRMRRIYKWSVETNSISLIADFPWNPSCLAFDSEDNLLVLFRYDIQPGYLIDGKPEEMPLLKDTRGTSFSGYGNSSYMMCMYSIDPDHPEETIKLLPRVPIGQIKNVYKALYPSNRWRDFHDFNEVSMSVPEMCFLAPDGKTIIPHYFDLARCSSLLEAYPGKPFYTSDEYDRRMVKMDVAANGTLSNLQYFVEQGEFGSAVDKDGRLYVADGDVYIYDKDGKRKGMIHVPERPSTLQFGGKDNNILFITGRSKFFGVHIK is encoded by the coding sequence ATGAAAAAGTTAAGTATTGTTTTATTGTTTCTGTTAGGATTGATAAGCACTCGGCTGTATGCAGTTCAACTAGAATCTATATATTCCCAAAAGCCCAGTGATTCGGAAGCTTTTTACTTCACTCCAGAGAACTACCAGATAAAAGCGGACGGTAGGATGGATGTTTCTGATGCTTTGCAGGCTGCTATCAATCAAGTCAAGAAAGAAAAGAATTTCGGCATTCTTTTTATTCCTGAAGGAAAGTATAAAATCAGTAAGACGATTTATGTTCCGGGAGCTATTCGCTTGATTGGATATGGAAAGACGCGACCGGAATTTATTTTGACTAAGAAGTCTCCGGGTTTTCAAAAAGAGGTTTCGACTGATAAAGGGAAAGCAAAATATATGTTTTGGTTTACAGGAGGATTGGTAGAAAATGGGCAAATGCCGCAGGATGCTAATGCTGGAACTTTCTATAGTGCCATGTCTAACATTAACCTCCGTATTGAAGATGGTAACCCTTATGCAGTGGCTCTTCGTACTCACTATGCACAACATAGTTTTATTAGCTATGTAGCTGTATATATTGGAAAAGGAAAGGCCGGATTATTTGATGTTGGTAATGAGATGGAGAATGTCGCTTTTTACGGAGGCGATTATGGCATTTATACCACTAAGTCCTCTCCAGGATGGCCAGTGATGATGACTGATTCTTATTTTGAAGGTCAGCGGATAGCTGCGATCCGTTGTCAGGAATCTGGTTTGGCAATGGTAAATTTGCATGCCAAGAATGTGCCAATTGTCTTTGATATTGATTCAAATTATTGTGATAAACTTTTTCTGGAAAACAGTTATTTGGAAAATGTCAGCGGACCGGCTGTTGTGATAGCGAATGAAAATAACAGTAATAATCAAATTACTTTCCGTAATGTCCATTGTATGAATGTGCCTGTATTGGCTAAATATTCAAAAAGTAACATAGAAACTAGGATAGCACATAATATTTATAATATAAAGAGTTATGATCATGGTTTACAGATGGATAATCTAATAGATGTGCCGGAATATGAGACCCTACTGAATATAGAACCATTGCAGAAAATGCCAGTTGCCCTTTTAATGGATATCCCTGCTTTACCTGATATGAGTACTTGGGTAAATGTAAGAGATCTGGGAGCAAAGGGAGATGGTGAAACAGATGATACTAAGGCTCTGCAGGCCGCTATCGATAAGTATGATAATATTTATTTACCTCAAGGGTGGTATCGTATTACAGAGACATTAAAGATGAGGGCAAATACTAAATTAATAGGGTTACACCCTTTTGGAACACAGTTGAAATTGGCTGAAAGCACTCCTGCTTTCAGCCGATTCGGTGGTCCCGAGGCTATGCTTGAGTCTTTTGAGGGAGGAACAAACATGTTAGTGGGTATTGGCATCAATACTGGTGGCATCAATTATCGTGCTGTTGGGGTGAAATGGATGGCAAATGCAAATTCTTATATAAACGATGTGAAATTTGTGGGTGGTCATGGGGGAATGAGGAAACCACATCCGCAGAATGAAGACCTTCATAGAGAACGTACTATGTGGGATAGAGCTCACGTCAGTTCTCCAGATAATCTTGTTACTGAGCAGGGTATGGATTTGGCTTGGGATCACCAGTATTGGAGCCTCTGGGTTACAAATAATGGTGGTGGTACATTTAAAGATATTTGGACGGCCAGTACTTATGCAACTAATGGATTCTATGCAGAAAACACTTCTACTCCAGCACATATTTATGCTATGTCTATTGAACATCATGTTCGCAATGAGGTGAGATTTAATAAGGTCTCTAATTGGAAAGTGTATTGCATGCAAACAGAAGAGGAAAGTCGTGAAAGTACGGAATGCCAACCAATTGAAATGGATGATTGCAAGAATATGACGTTTGCTAACCTATATATGTTTCGTGTGATACGCATTAATGAACCGTACCATAGCTCCGTTCGTATTCGAAATTGTGAAAATATTGTTTTTTTAAATTTGCACAATTTTTCACAGACTAAATATACCACTAATATTGCAGTTTATGATGTTAATAAGGATATTGAAATTCGTCCATGGGAACTGTCTCGCTTAATTGTGACTGGTAAGGAACAGCGTTCTGTTCCATTGACAGATGAAAAAGGGAGAGTGCAACAGTTGGCTTCTGATTTTGATTTTGTGGAAGGTATAGCATCTGATAGTAAAGGGAATATTTTTTTCTGTGAAAATAGGATGCGGCGTATTTATAAATGGTCTGTTGAAACTAATAGCATCTCCTTAATCGCTGATTTCCCTTGGAATCCTTCCTGTTTGGCCTTTGATTCCGAAGACAATTTATTGGTATTGTTTCGTTACGATATTCAACCAGGATATTTAATTGATGGTAAACCGGAGGAAATGCCGCTTCTGAAAGATACGAGAGGCACTTCTTTTAGTGGGTATGGAAACTCTTCTTATATGATGTGTATGTATTCCATTGATCCTGATCATCCGGAAGAGACAATCAAATTATTACCTCGTGTCCCGATAGGGCAAATAAAAAATGTGTATAAAGCTCTTTATCCTTCTAATCGTTGGCGAGATTTCCATGATTTCAATGAGGTTTCTATGTCTGTTCCTGAAATGTGCTTTTTAGCACCGGACGGCAAGACTATTATTCCTCATTACTTTGACCTTGCTCGTTGTTCTTCTCTTTTAGAAGCATATCCCGGCAAACCATTCTATACTTCAGATGAATATGATCGTCGAATGGTAAAAATGGATGTAGCAGCTAACGGTACGCTTTCGAATCTACAATATTTTGTAGAACAAGGAGAGTTTGGTTCAGCTGTGGATAAAGATGGTCGCTTATACGTTGCAGACGGTGATGTATATATATATGATAAGGATGGAAAAAGAAAAGGAATGATCCATGTTCCTGAGCGTCCTTCAACATTGCAGTTTGGAGGTAAGGATAATAATATCTTATTTATCACTGGTCGTTCAAAATTCTTTGGTGTACATATTAAATAG